The genomic DNA CAGTTGGCCCACTGCAGGGCGGGCAGCGCCGGGTCGGCCTGGCCGTCCCACACATGGGGCGGCAGCACGCCGTGGGTCAGGCTCAGCCAGCAGAACGCGGCTTCCAGTGCGCCTGCAGCGCCGAGGGTGTGGCCGCTCATGGGCTTGGTTGACGAGCACGCCACGCCTTCGGGAAACAGGCTGGCGACGGCCAGGCTTTCCATGGCGTCGTTGTGCTGCGTGGCGGTGCCGTGCAGGTTCAGATAACCGATTTGCTCAGGTGTGAGTTTTGCACTGGCCAAAGCCTTGCGCATCGCCAGCAGCGCACCTTTGCCGGTGGGCTCGGGCGCGGAAATATGGTGCGCATCACAGCTGGCGCCGCTGCCGAGCAAGGCAATCGGCGCAGGCTGTCGCGTCATCAGAAACAGCACGGCGGCTTCGCCGATATTGATGCCGCTGCGGTTGACCGAGAAGGGGTTGCAACGCTCGCCCGACACGGCCTCCAGCGACGTAAAGCCATTGAGGGTCAGCTTGCACAGGCTGTCCACACCGCCGCAGATCACCGCGTCGCACACACCCAGATCCAGCAGGCGCTGGGCACTCATCAACGCGCGGGCACTGGAGGTGCAGGCGGTGGAAATCACATAGGCCGGGCCGCTCAATTGCAGCCAGTCGGCGAGGAAATTCGCCGGGGCGCTGAGCTCCTGCTGTTGGTAGTCGTAATCGCCGGGGAACTGCTGGTCGCGCAGGTAATGCGCGATGCCCCGGCTGGCTTCATCGATGCCCGAGGTACTGGTGCCCAGCACAACGCCGACCCGCGACGCGCCGTAGGCCTGGATCGCCTGGCGCAGTTCACCTTCAATCTGCAGTGCGGCTTCCAGCAACAGCTGGTTGTTGCGGCTGCTTTGCTGGTTCAGCGCCTGAGGAATGGCGGCCAGTTCGCCGTGCACACCGGCCACCGGCAACACGCGCTCCGGCACCCAGCCACTTTCCGCGCGCATGCCCGAGCAGTCACCGGCAAACAGGCTGCGGCTGACGTCTGCCTGGCCGCGGCCGAGCGCGCAAATTACGCCGAGCGCGTTGAGATAAGCAGTCATCGGCCGACTCCCAACGGGGTAATGCGGTAGCTCAAAGGCTGCCCCGCCATATTCACGCTGAACACCTCCGAGGACTGATACACGATCTGCCAATGCCCCGGCAGCGTGCGCGTCAGGTCCATGGCCTGGGCGCTGGGATACAACGCCGGCACGTCATCGGCGGAGGTCAGGGCAAACAGCAGCGCTGCAAACAATTCCCTCGCCTGGGGATTGGGCGGCAACAAACCATCGGCCTGCCACTGGCCATTGACCAGCTTTTGCCGGGCCTGGGGAATGCCCAGCGGGTCCATCATCGACCAACGAATCGCACCGCCTTCGCGCTGGATCACCAGCAGCCAATCCTGGCGCTGGCCATCTGCCCGGCGCTGCACATGCAGTTGCATCGGCAGGGCCAGGTTCGGGGTTTTCTCGGGCAGCGGCGGCTGGCTGGCGCAGGCGCTCAGCAGCAACAGGCAACCCATCAGCAGCAGGCGGATCATGGGGCGGCACTCGTCAAAGGTTTACGGGCCACGCAGTTCACCAGGGTTTCTTCGCGCTGGCCCACCGGCGGCGGGTTGCGCAGGCCCCAGCGCTCCAGCAGGCCGAAATCGCTGGAACGGCTCCACCACAAATACGGGTAAGAAACGTTCTGCGGGTCGAACTCAAAGCCCTGTTCGCGAAGCATCTGCAGGTATTGCTCGGCGCTTTTCTGCACGTGCATCGGGTGGCGGAACAGCCAGCGAATCACCCAGGTGTCGATATAGGCCTCGGTGGACTCGGCAAACAGCAAATAGCCGCCCGGCTTGAGCACGCGGTAAAACTCCTTGAGCGCGCGATGCTGTTCGACCAGATGGTGGAAGGTCTGGTGGCAGAACAGGATATCGACGCTGTCGTCCGGCACATCAAGGGTGGCGCAGTCGCTGCCGATCAGCTCGATGGTCAGGTCCTGACGCGTGGCTTCGGCCTGGCTCAGTGCCAGGCTGTGAGGGTCGGCGTCCAGGCCGATCAGGCGCGCGGGGGCAAATACCTGCTGCAAATACCGGAACGACTTGCCCTGGCCGCAGCCGGCGTCCAGCAAAACGGGCGCCACCGGCAACGGCTCGGTAAACAGGCTGCGCAGGTCGTTGATCGCCACGCGCAATACATGGTGCTGCCAGGTGTGGCTGCGCAGGAACCAGAAGCCGAATCGGGTCTCTTCGACGTAATTTTTACTCAGGTACTGACTGCTCATACTGGCTCACCTGCACAAATTTCCGACAACATCCGCAACCGCCGCTTGGGCTCGCTGACAAACGGGTTGCGCTCGTCCCAGGCATAACCGGCGAGGATCGAGCTGATCATCCGACGAATCTCCGGCGAGCTGCCCGCGTGGAAAATTACCTCCTGAAAGGTACCGGCGTACCAGCCCTCGACATAGCAGCGGAAGGTGTCGACGCCACGTTTAAGCGGCTCGGCGAACTCGGTTTGCCAGTCCACGCTTTCGCCTTTGAGCTGGCGATGCAACACCCCGGCCGCCATGCTTGCCGAGCGCATGGCAATGGTCACGCCGGAAGAAAATACCGGGTCGAGGAATTCCGCCGCGTTGCCCAGCAGCGCAAACCCCGGGCCGTGCAGGGTTTTGACGTTGGCCGCATAGCCACCGATGGCCCGCGCCGGGGTATCCCACACGGCGTTTTGCAGCACGCGGGACAGGCTTGGGGTTTCAGCGATAAAACCGCGCAGGCAGGCGTCGAGGTCTGCGTCGCGGCCGTCGAAATGTTCTTTCGCCGCCACCACGCCCACCGAACAGCGGCCGTTGCTGAAGGGGATGGTCCAGAACCAGATATCGCGCCGGGTCGGGTGGGTGGTGACGAGGATTTTGCTGCGGTCAAAGCCTGGGTGTTCGATGTGATCTTCAACGTGGGTGAACACCGCCTGGCGCACCGGGAAGTTTGACGGCACGTCCAGGTTCAGCAAGCGCGGCAGCACCCGGCCGTAGCCGCTGGCATCGAGCACGAATTTGGTCTTGAGGTGGTATTCGCTGCCATTCTCGCGACGCACGTGCAGGTAGCGGCACTCGCCGCTGAAATCCACGCCGACGACGGTTTCGCCGTAACGAATATTCACGCCCTGCAAGTGGGCCTGGTCGGCCAGCAATTGGTCGAACTCGCCGCGCTGCACCTGGAAGGTGGTGGGCTTGCCGTTGCTGAAGGTGTCGCTGAAATCAAATGCGCTGTAGCGCTCGCCCCAGGCGAACGCGGCGCCGGTTTTCACCTGGAAACCGGCGGCGTTAACCGCGTCGAGCATGCCGGCTTCTTCAATGAAGTCGATGCAGTGCGACAGCAGGCTTTCGCCGACGGAAAAACGCGGAAAATGCTCGCGCTCGATGATCAATACATCATGCCCGTTGCGCTTTAACAGCGCGGCGGCGATGGCGCCGGATGGCCCGGCACCGATCACCACTACCTGGCGACGTTCCATTTCAACTGTGGGCACGAGGGCTCCTTGCCACTTTGGCGATAATCACATTCATGAGGCGTGCCGCTGATGGCCCGCCCAGGGCGCCAGCATAAAGCTGAAAGCCAGGCCCAGGCTGACCGACAGGCCGAAATTGCTCACGGCCGGTGTACTCGACACCGCCAGCAGGCCAAACGACAACCAGGTCGTCAGTGCCGCCAGCAGCGTACCCAACAGGCTGACGGCCGGGCCGCCGATTTGCTCGCGCATCAGGATCGCGTAATCCACGCTGATCGCCGTGACCAGCAACAGGCCGAACAGGCTGAACAGTGTGAGCGGCTGACCCAGCCAGCCAAGGCTCGCCAGGCTGCACAGTGCGGCGAGCAGCGGCAGGGCGACGATGCGCAACGCGCCGCCAAAGCCGAACGGCAAGATCAGCAGCAACACGATCAGCACGCAAGACATCAACTTCAATTCTGCCGCGCTGATCTGTGTGTCGGCGAACACCCGGTTCAAGTCGCCAAGGCGATCCACCAGTTGCACGCCGGGCAAGTCCAGCGCCTGCACCCGCAGCAGCGCCGGGTTGTTCAAGCCTTGCAGGCTGACCATCGCCGCCACGCCGCCGTCCACCGGGCCCAGCCACAGCGTGCGCCAGGGCTCGGCGAGCGGGCCGACCAGTGCCGCGTCGATGTCCTCGGTGGGCAAGGCTTGCAGCTGCGCGACTTCAGCCTGCAAGGCACTGACGGGCACGCCGAGGTCCAGCAGCGGCTGCCAGTGTTGCGGCAATGCATTGAGCGCATCGCGCAGTTGCTGTTGCTCGGCTGGCAGGCTGACCAATTGGTTGAGTGCCAGGTAGCCCTGCAACTTGTTCATGTTCACCAGTTGATCCAGACGCTGGCCCAGCGCGGCCTGACGTTCCAGCAATTGCTGCTGGTTGTCGGCGCGTACCAGAAAGAATTGGCTGGTGGGCTGGAACCCTGTGATACGCGCCACGGCCTGGGCTTCTTGCAGCAGTTGCGGCGGGGCGCCGATCCACTGGCGAATGTCGTTTTTGCTGCTCAAGTGCCACAGGCCACCGGCGCAGAACAGCAGCAGCAACGCCAGCAGCACCGGGCTTGGCACGCGCTTGAGCAATGCAGTGCGTGCCAACCACAGGCACTCGGCGATGCGCAGCGGCCATTGCGCCGGGCGCAGTTCAACGCCCTTGAGCAGTGCGGGCAGCAGGCACACGGCCGACAAGTAAGCGCCAACCAGGCCCGCAGCGGAGAACACCGCGATTTGCGTCAGCGCCGGGAACGGCGTCCATGCCAGCGCCAGGTAGCCGATGCAACTGGTCGCCAGGCTCAGGCTCAGCCCCGGCAGGGTGATGCGCAAGGCCGGCCAGCTGCGCCACGGTTGCAGGCTCCAGCTTTTGGACAGGTAGTGCAGCGGGTAATCCACCGCCACGCCAATCAAGCTCGAACCCAAGACCAGCGTCATCACATGCATGTGGCCGAACAGCGCCACACAGGCTACTGCGCCAAACAGCATGCCCACCAGCACCGGT from Pseudomonas tolaasii NCPPB 2192 includes the following:
- a CDS encoding beta-ketoacyl-[acyl-carrier-protein] synthase family protein, whose translation is MTAYLNALGVICALGRGQADVSRSLFAGDCSGMRAESGWVPERVLPVAGVHGELAAIPQALNQQSSRNNQLLLEAALQIEGELRQAIQAYGASRVGVVLGTSTSGIDEASRGIAHYLRDQQFPGDYDYQQQELSAPANFLADWLQLSGPAYVISTACTSSARALMSAQRLLDLGVCDAVICGGVDSLCKLTLNGFTSLEAVSGERCNPFSVNRSGINIGEAAVLFLMTRQPAPIALLGSGASCDAHHISAPEPTGKGALLAMRKALASAKLTPEQIGYLNLHGTATQHNDAMESLAVASLFPEGVACSSTKPMSGHTLGAAGALEAAFCWLSLTHGVLPPHVWDGQADPALPALQWANCGDTLKKTCLMSNSFAFGGNNVSLIIGEAP
- a CDS encoding class I SAM-dependent methyltransferase, which produces MSSQYLSKNYVEETRFGFWFLRSHTWQHHVLRVAINDLRSLFTEPLPVAPVLLDAGCGQGKSFRYLQQVFAPARLIGLDADPHSLALSQAEATRQDLTIELIGSDCATLDVPDDSVDILFCHQTFHHLVEQHRALKEFYRVLKPGGYLLFAESTEAYIDTWVIRWLFRHPMHVQKSAEQYLQMLREQGFEFDPQNVSYPYLWWSRSSDFGLLERWGLRNPPPVGQREETLVNCVARKPLTSAAP
- a CDS encoding NAD(P)/FAD-dependent oxidoreductase; this encodes MPTVEMERRQVVVIGAGPSGAIAAALLKRNGHDVLIIEREHFPRFSVGESLLSHCIDFIEEAGMLDAVNAAGFQVKTGAAFAWGERYSAFDFSDTFSNGKPTTFQVQRGEFDQLLADQAHLQGVNIRYGETVVGVDFSGECRYLHVRRENGSEYHLKTKFVLDASGYGRVLPRLLNLDVPSNFPVRQAVFTHVEDHIEHPGFDRSKILVTTHPTRRDIWFWTIPFSNGRCSVGVVAAKEHFDGRDADLDACLRGFIAETPSLSRVLQNAVWDTPARAIGGYAANVKTLHGPGFALLGNAAEFLDPVFSSGVTIAMRSASMAAGVLHRQLKGESVDWQTEFAEPLKRGVDTFRCYVEGWYAGTFQEVIFHAGSSPEIRRMISSILAGYAWDERNPFVSEPKRRLRMLSEICAGEPV
- a CDS encoding MMPL family transporter, which gives rise to MPSERLLPRLFLILLVAVLALAGWQWRHGAPLSANLMELVPGNTPDVLEQQAEQRMQEPLNREMLVLVGHADRQQAVALAQQLGERWQASGLFEKVQWNLQADLPALREQLLRGRLAMLSAKDREQLIDHPDAFIQQRVQSLFDPFTGFSLVPSQDDWLGLTGRIQNSQPQHGSVQLDIGSGSLIADADGKSWVLLRARTTGNAFDMKLPLQVADLLKASREQAAGQGAQLLAASGLLYAANGQQQATREITWVGGGATLGILLLLLLAFRRWRVLLAFVPVLVGMLFGAVACVALFGHMHVMTLVLGSSLIGVAVDYPLHYLSKSWSLQPWRSWPALRITLPGLSLSLATSCIGYLALAWTPFPALTQIAVFSAAGLVGAYLSAVCLLPALLKGVELRPAQWPLRIAECLWLARTALLKRVPSPVLLALLLLFCAGGLWHLSSKNDIRQWIGAPPQLLQEAQAVARITGFQPTSQFFLVRADNQQQLLERQAALGQRLDQLVNMNKLQGYLALNQLVSLPAEQQQLRDALNALPQHWQPLLDLGVPVSALQAEVAQLQALPTEDIDAALVGPLAEPWRTLWLGPVDGGVAAMVSLQGLNNPALLRVQALDLPGVQLVDRLGDLNRVFADTQISAAELKLMSCVLIVLLLILPFGFGGALRIVALPLLAALCSLASLGWLGQPLTLFSLFGLLLVTAISVDYAILMREQIGGPAVSLLGTLLAALTTWLSFGLLAVSSTPAVSNFGLSVSLGLAFSFMLAPWAGHQRHAS